The Tubulanus polymorphus chromosome 4, tnTubPoly1.2, whole genome shotgun sequence genomic interval GTTCAAGAAACCCGTCAAGTTTGTTTTTCTTGCCGACAATGACTATCCCATCTTCGATATGAAAGACAAAGACGCGGCCATTTTCTCATTTCCTATTCTAATTACGGGTATTGTTTTAGCGACGGCTGGTGTGCTCTAGCGCTCGGTTCATATAAACAGCCGAGCTCCACTGTTGCTGCACGTACCATCGAGTTTACTGTCAAATCTATCACACCACCCCCGTACCATAAAAAAACTAGCCGACCAGTGAtgaattgtcatttttcatgCGAATGTCTCATGCAATTTATAGCTCGTATGAATAAATGACTTTTTCTTTTTGGGAAAAAATATTGCATGCTGGAAATAAACTGGCTAATTCTCTATTTTCTGCTGTGGTTGTGGCGTTTCCACGCTAGTTTGACCTATCAAAGTTCCCCAGTTTGCTAAGACCTGTTTTGACTATTTCGCTTGATAATAGAATTAAGCGACAGCAATAAAACTTGATTTAAGTACGTTTGTATTCGAAATACGGACAATAACTGAAAAACAATATTCTAGAGCTTTTGTCGGGAAGTTATATCTGATTGTTTGTGACAGCACGGCATTCAATCACACATCAGCATCAAGTAGAGACGAGATAGAAGAGCGATAGTAGAGATAGGAAAAAAGAGATATAGGAGATAAGGGAATTAGTGGAGATAGGGGGAGATAATGGAGATAGGGGAGGTAGTGGAGATAGAGGAATAAAGTAGAGATAGAGGAAGAAAGTAGTGATAGGGGAGAAGAGAGATAGTGGAGATAGGGGCAAAAAGTGGAGATAGAGGGAAGTGGAGATAGGGGGGAGTGGAGATAGGAAAAGAAAGTAGAGATAGGGGGAGAAGAGAGATAATGGAATTAAGGGAAGAAAGTGGAGATAAGGATAAAGAATGGAGATAGGGAAAAGAGAGATAATGGAATTAAGGGAAGAAAGTGGAGATAAGGATAAAGAGTGGAGATAGGGGAGCAGAGAGATAATGGAATTAAGGGAAGAAAGTGGAGATAAGGATAAAGAATGGAGATAGGGGAGCAGAGAGATAATGGAATTAAGGGAAGAAAGTGGAGATAAGGATAAAGAATGGAGATAGGGGAGCAGAGAGATAATGGAATTAAGGGAAGAAAGTGGAGATAAGGATAAAGAGTGGAGAAAGGGGGAAGAGAAATAGAGAGTATGAAAGGAAGATGAAGGAGCTACAGGAGAATGATAAGAGAGGAAGAGGTCAGAAGGATTGAAAGGGTAAAGGGGAGTAGGGAGTGAAGAGAGGGAGCAGAGTGAGCGCGGAGACGCAACAGGCAATTGACGACTGCGACGATCGTTTATTTTCGACCGACCGATCGGCAATTCTTGCGCCATTGTCAGAAATAAATCACTCAGTAATTGACTGACTGTTGTTATAAGAAAATAGCTCTTTTCCCTCGGAGAATCGTTGAGATATACtcttatatatagatgcataCATCTAGACTGAATGGTCATAAATTGCTTACAATTTGCGCTCGATTTACTTCAAcgagaaatgaatgaaattgtaGCCAGTATTTCGCATGAAGGATCTGAGAAGATTaacgaaaacaaaaaatgaatgGCCCATTCGAGCATTtgtcttaaaaatgaaaagaatgaGAAGCGTTATTTGATATCGAATCACTGGCTTTCAAATATGAATGATTACGACATTTCTGAGCCACATAGATTCAGACGCAATAAAGAAATAACTCCTCGATTGAGAAAATGAGATTCCACGCGATTAGAAAACATGACTAGACGACCAGAAATCATAAGatgttttttattataataaaCTTTGTGTAagtaaagaaatgaaaaaaacataAGACTAATAGCCGACCAAGGGGCTGGTTCCATAGTTGTTGGTTAAACTTAGGCTAAGACCAACTTTGTTCTATGGTCAATCGAATAACTCAAGATCGGTCCGAAGATTTAAGactacttttggacttaagtcttaACTATAGATtgaaccggcccctgaagtGCATTCATTCCCATGAGACCAAAGGTGTAGGCCAACAGTGAAATGGTTAGACTGATACTGGACCAAGGGGCATAATCCATAGTCATTGGCTAAACCATGGACTCATGAAGTCATTATACTGAGAGTCCATGGTTAAACTTAAGACCAAGTTAAGACTTTGCTCTATAGATTGGTCTCAAGATTTAAGACTACTTTGGACAAGTCATGTCTATAACACTGGTCGCACATTCTCATGAGGTCAAAGGCATCGAAAACCatttttgacaaattcataGCCGAATGACAAAATTATTCACATTTTGGACTCAACCACGCCACAAAACCGGAACATGAATTTCATCACATCTCTGATACATCTATCTCAGCTGTGAACGACTGCGTATTAGTCTTATGAGTCCATATCTCAGCGATGATGTTTTATTACGCGGCGGCGTTAGTCGAATGCGGCCGATGCATAATCCGTGCAATATCATGTGTAAAACGTTCAAGAGGTCGCCAAACACGTCGTAATTTCTCGTTACCTATATTTTACATTCACTACACGACGGAACGCCGTGTCACCGAGAACCCGTAGAACCGTAAAGACGATTCGTAGCGGTAAGACTCGAGCAAAACTTAGCACTTTTCAGCACTTTTCGTGCGCTAAAAGTAGGACTTTTTTCCTGTTAATTGCGCTCGTGATAGATATTGTAACCGCTCATCATGATTTGTCAAAACATAAATGATAACCTTTTGACAAATCATTTACGTCATTCATGCACTGGGACGAGTTAATTGCCCGGAAGTGATGTGTGCCTGGATTTTCGTTATTTGATCAACACTCGGTATCACAATTACGAATGCTATGACAAAAAATCCTTCAGCTGACTTGTTTAAGTCAAAAAGTCAGATTTTTTAGCATTTAGCATATTCTTGTACGaagtgaaaaaagttttctaaaAAGTAGCATGTACGTGGTAGACTTGCTACACAGTAGTGGATGCAGGGGGTGTCCGGACGCCGTCCTAAAATGTTGAGGTCCCTTAAATTCCATCCACTAGCATTCCGGACTGAATACTTTCTGAAGAAAGATCAAAATCAATATTGAACTACTGAAGATAATGCCCATATTTTCTTGTGGCAATTAGCCATTCTAGCAATTctagaagatttaaaaaatctgTGTGTGTAAAAGAGCAAATCGCGTCGAGGTTTAGAGAAAGGCCCTAAATTTCTTAAGTGGGCACCCCCTTCCCTTTGACCCCATATCTGCCGCCCCTATTACAAACTATGGCAAATTCGAATTGCAGCGTTCAACAGGTCGTGCATGTACGGTGTACGATCGTAaaaccccctcccctccccccggTGTATACATCTCTCCTACGTTATTTACTGCAGAACTCATAACGCAATCAACGAATTGATTCGCCGGCTGCATCGGCATCACGCGGGCGCATAATGATAAATTACCTAATCGCGGGCTCTTTGACTCGACTAACGTTTCTCTCTCGGATAAACGTCGACgcttcgtccgtccgtccgtctggCCGCTCGCTTCGTCGTGCAAACAACGATGACAGCAGTGCGAcgttttcatctttatttaAGTTCATCGAGTTCTACTACGCGTGTACTATACGAGAAAAATCGAGCTCGCTCGGCACGGTTTTAATATCCACGACTCTTCAGTCCGACGATCTCGTTCGTCGTGTTTGGCAACTCGTTGTGTAACCCTTTTACAGCACTTATGCCGCATGAATGCATGAATGTTGCGGCGTGTTTTTCATGGCGGATAATTGATGGTAATAAAGTAAATCAACgagataaaaaaagaaaacatcgatATGATTAATTCACACCACATACGCCCTTGCAAATACGCGCTAGACCTGTCACGAGGAATACAGGCTTGAGTGTCACTAGAAATACACGCTAGACCTGTCAGTAAAAATACAGGGTAGACCTGTCACTAGAAATACAGGCTACAACTGTCACTAAAAATACAGGCTAGATCTGTCACTAGAAATACAGGCTACAACTGTCACTAGAAATACAGACTAGACCTGTCAATAGAAATACAGGCTAGATCTGTCACTAGAAATATAGGCTACGCTTTCATTAGAAATACAGGCTAGACCTGTTAATAGAAATACAGGCTAGACCTGTTAATAGAAATACAGGCTAGACCtcttattagaaatattactggaAATATTTCTTGAACAGAGAACTGCGACCTGAACTCTCTGCTTCAACTAGCAAATCACTTGATGCCCTCATGTTTTGATACACGCTCAAGGTTGCCTCCTCGAATACCAGTGATAAGTCGAGATAAGCACGTGACATCGAGGGCTTATCTTATCCATCCTTCGGAACCCTTCATCGCGAAGACAATAACAAGCACACCAGAGTTCGTCGTTCGGGTGCCCGGTTCCTAAAACAATAACCGAACCGCTCGCAGCCAATTACCGGAATTAAGTGGGCAATAAAACTTTGCTCGCAACTTTATCTATTCGATCGATCGCGCATtttatacatacataaatagaTCGGCGAGGATGGAGAGAGAACTCCGTCGGAACCCCTGTTCGTTCGGCGATCGATGCCGTTTCAGCGCTGTTGATCTTCCGGTTGTCAAGCCGTGAATCTGCAATCATCCCGAGCGGGCCGCGCGAAGAAGCAACAAGTCCGTCTCGGCGGGATTCCCGCGAAACAACGCCGGGTTATTTGTCATCTATAATTAGCGAACGACTGACAGAACGAACGTTCAATTAATTGCGTTCGTGGCATTAGTTCACCGAAGAACGGACGCATTTGTTATCGAGTCGTCGAATTCACATGCCAGTTGTGTAACGATTCATACGCGTTTAACTCCCCCATTTAAACCCGCGTTCGACGTGTGCGCCCGCGCGCCAATTCCCGACGCGACACTTTTTCAGTCCGAAATTGACCGAAATGACGTTTTGAAAGAAGACGCGATAAACTTTGTAAAGCGCGAGCGAAAACTTGATTCAATTGGATTTATTTTCGACTTGATCGATTTGTTTTTCgataaattttgatgaattaacttCTATCTAAAAAGCGCTCGGAATACTACAACCAATTCACAAATCAAAACTCGAGATAAGACCTATATCGACTCCTTTAATTCTTACCCAGCGAGCTTTGTTTTTGCAGTCAAGTATATCAAAACTAGGGCAAAAAAGCTTAAATGTCAAATTTGTGGTTAAATTGCTATTGGCTacattatattttcaatgtcGACAACAATTTAACATTGTGTATGcatttcataatttctgtgGTAACTTacgtattcctgaagatgactgtGTATTAGGAAACAGCTGAAATaatactagctcaaggaaatcTTTCAGACTTGTTTTCATGTGGGATATTGTTCCAACATGAACAGAAGGTTTCATCAAGATTATCAAACTGAACCAGCTTTAGCTTTAACttatttgtgaaactgggccccgTCTTAATTCTATAAAAAATTTCAACGACCATCTAGTTCAATACATCAGAAACTACATGCCATATTTTCATGGTTTTAATCGCACTCTTAATTAACAACTAGTGAATCTAAATTAAATTCTGGTCTTacgtaatttaaaactaaaatcCTATAAAATCAATGAATCGTTGCGTTATTGCAGTAGACAGACGACTCCCCTTCAAATCCATTCTCATTCCATCTATCTATTAATTTCTCATTAAGTTTTGCTGGTTCTTTTCTCTGAGTGCTGAGATCCCTATGGGACACAGCAGCCTCAATCGGCTTTCTAAGCATCCAACCATATACATATAACCATAAAACGTATTATCTTGCCATCAATAAATTCTCAAGTTCAAATAAGTATTAGAAGAAAACAACGTCTTAAAGGAAACAGCTACCAACAAGTGGTTAATGTTTACCGCCTCAAACTGACCGAGACTTCTCTAAACGAGACAATGCCTAATTCAATTTCGACGCATTAGCGCAAAAAACACACATAGCCGCGTTAATGGGAAATGGTCGCCGAGTCGAGGGAATTCACCTGGCATGCGATCGCCACCATTTATCTAGTTACGCCAGTTAGACGAGCGCGAGCAAATGGCTTGTCCAATTTACGCGTAAAGTAGCTAAATTCGATGATACCGTTGCCGAGACAAGGTGCGCAATAGGTCACGGATAATGAAGACACAACGCGCAGGAATTCCCGAGACGACGTATCGCTAACTTTCTATATAATACCGAATAACACCCAGTCGCCAGTCGTTCTTACGGACAGACGTGATACATACTTTTTTTCAGCAATCTGCTGCGAACGGTTCTACAGTTATCAGTCGACATTTGACATTAGAGTTTAACGTCAGTTGATGAGCAAAATTCACAGTTGATAATGAACAATTTATTCCGACAGTTTACAAAGTTTTACCTGAATTTCATCATCAgtaaaacgaaaataacatAATAACAAAAATTTATAGTCTCAAAATTcaagtctttatgaattttttataataatcatatacgGTAATTTGAAAGCAAAGATGTTATTAAGGTTGGGTTAAAGACAGGAACTAAGAGACAATCGCTTAGATACAGGTAATACAAattgttatattttgatatgatAAAGTGTTACATAATCAACTGTGGTTGTTTTTTCAACTCTGAAACATTGAGATCAGTCTACGAGTTGAGAGTCTAATGATTGGAAATCAACTCAATGCTGAGTTAAATTTATGGTAACTGGGGGCAGCAATTGTGATTGATTAACGACaattgttttttcaattttctcgtTGTTAGGATGCATTTGAATTCAGATGATAACTGGCAACCGTCTCAACATTGTTTATGGTAAGTTCATTGTCATTCAGATATATACTCCTGCATATATGTTATAAATGTATTGATAAAAGAGAtaatataatttgaaattgagaATGAAATTGTGAGTCATCAGGTTTGTATAACGAAACATCGGctcatcaaaaattcattttcttaaaaaaattcaatttttttatgaatgTTGGTAATGCTTATTACAGCCTTTAACAGGTTTGTAGTCAAACAAGAAAATATCATGGCACATAATATTCAAAATCGTTATTGGTTTAAcgtattatttatcaataaattatttctatCATCAAATCAATTGTTCGTTAAAATTGCTTGATCAAGATTTCTTTATTCAATCATGGTCTCTATAACGAACTCGttttttagagtccatgatttaAAGCGGGGCTTGCTATCAGGATATGACTGCAGTTGAggcaatcatttgtcttggTGGTGCTGGAAGATATTTAGGGACACACAGCTGAACTGCAGTCAAATCCACTTCAGAAGTATTCAGTTAATAGCTCCTTACTTGTTCACGTCCAGACATTCCATAAGAGGCCAAATGATAGACGCAATCTGCGTTTTCCAGAACAGCTTCGACACTAGAACTGTCTCGGACATCTCCCTGAAAGAAACACATATTTGCCATAATCTTTATCACTAGGTTCatagaaatcatttcaaaaagtttagcttcaaaatgatttcaacatttttgaaaaggTTTCTATAGTTTATAGAAGTCTACCCTAGatcatttcaatgaataaattttgagTTAACAAAGACCTAAATAATCAAGTTCTTCcagtttaaatattttacaccACTGAGCTAACTAAAAGTTTTGTTCAGATCGACTTAAGGGTTTACTGTTAAACCTACTTTAACGTAAGTCATTCCAGGTTTCATTTCTCCATACGGCTCGTCGCGACAGTCAAACAGCGTTACATGAATTCCTCTCTCCAGTAGATACAACCCTAATTTGTAGCCCAAATAACCGCCGCCCCCTGTAACCACATGCTTCTCAAATTCCGTTTCAAGTTTCATTCTCCTTGTGACGACCATATTGTAACCTAATGAATTTAGAGGAcgaatcaatttttcaatttaataATGTCATTTTGAAGATATACCTACAACATGGTCttttttcgaaaatgtttaatagAGTGCTACCCAACATAAAAGGATTATGGTTACGGGTacataaaatttcatttttattagaTTGCCAACCAACTCGTGCAACTTTCTCTTATCTAGGCCTAGTTAAATTGCTTGCTTGAGAAATTTCAGGTTTAACGTAAGTTTACAGACAGTTGCTTATGACACACTGTCATTGACACCCAGCCAAAATGTGCTGACCTGTTCTTTCACCTAAATTCTGGAACCCAAATTGGCTTTCAAACTGCttgtctagtacctagccgttgttcctgaaaCAGTTGTACGGAACCgtgtaacaacgactggtattcagactatcaAACTGCTAGTCTTTCACCGTATTTTCATTAAAGAATTTATACACAGACTAACGGATACTCCGATGTTCGTATTTTCAAGACGTTTATCTGAGCTATTTAAAATAACTATAACGAACCTACCGATTGTCTTTACACAACGATACAGGTAATGATTATATAGTGGAATTATGTCCCCAAATTCGGGGTGACAAATGTATTTTAAGTCTCTCAAATTTCCGGATTTAGAACGTGAGGGCGCCGAGTCGATTACAGCGACACCAGGCGGCggtgattttaaacattacgTAATAATTCACGAGTTTGCTCGGAATATTGTTCAAACAGATAAAAATGGTATTTACTATTCATTAGAGTGAGAACAAAGAAATGAGTAGTACATCAAACGGCTATAAGCGTATTTTACGACATTTAATAATCGACTATCGTAACCGGGTCGTCGCTGGCGCCATTATTGCTATGGTAATGACGTGAATGAGGAAGTAAACAATCTGACATCCATCGAATCGATTACAACTACCGCTTCAGCTGCTGCAACAGCTTAAATTCTTAAAACTAGGAAATAAAAACCCGGTGAGTATACGTTTTTGACATTGTATAAAGGTTTCTGTTCGATTATTCGGTGTAATTCGGTTCTGTAATATGGAACGATCCGTAGAAATCGCTGAAACCGATCTGAAAGTGTAGTCTGTGTTTAATCCGTTCGAGACTGATATATGTGAGTTACATGGGAAACCCATATGGTATTTTTAGGCGTTTGCATCAATTTTCCATAAGTCTACTTGTAGGCAACATTGCTACTATGTGGGTCTAAAAAGTTTTAATGCCTAATGATTTATTAAATGAAGTACGGATTACTCAGGAATTATTTGTACAAgaagggatagggttagggtaaggtgaggctatatctagttaaaacattctggcccgggttcgagtctcacTTGATTCGCTctatttttctctaactcttttccttgaattttctaagtcgcgcaCCTCCGTGCGCATGCGCAGCGTaaaacagccaatcagcaACAGTTATTAGCGTACAGATCCTAATTCCGTACGAATAGCCTCCAGAGTAATCCGTACGAGTCCGTACTAGTAGACACAGCgtttattaaaatttattgatatatatgtatattcacTTTTACAGATACTCTACTAACTAGGAAGTATGTATGACCGTGCACCAAGATGGCTGTCACAGCCTCTGTGCAGCACTACCGAAATCGTCGGTCCCGGAACTTACGATTCAGATCTTCCGAATAACGTCAAAAGTCGAGCaggtaaaaaatatttcccGATCGTCTACCTTAGAAAACATCTGTATTCGTGATTGgggtatttgaattttttttttttttttcttacagaTGGTTACGCTCCTTTCTTATCGATGACGAGCCGTGATACTTTTCTGAATCCGACTGATGCGATTATCGCCGCCCCCGGGCCGGGCCAATATGACCCTGGGTCAGCTCAAGAAAATGTCAAGGTCAGTATTCGTTgcttaatgaagaaatttgtCATAGAACGGTATTTGACTCTTAGGCATTGAAAAAATCCGATATGCTTAACATCTGTTTTGGAAATATCTGGagctagttgctcaaaagatgGTGATGATTTAAAACTTGGTTCTTACGTACTTCTCCAGCAACTGATCTCtgaaatttctaaaacagATATACCTATAGATCACATTGTTTTAAGTTCTACAAGTTTAGTCTAGTTTATTGAGCCAGAATAAGATGTTTTAttatttaatcaaatttaaatttatcaatttctttgtCCAGTCAATGCTTTGATATCTTCCTTATTTTCTGTGAGAGTCTGAAATTCAAACGTCGGTCTGTTTCGTGATTTTGCGTTAAGCTGAGTTGACATTTCAATTGTTAATTAACAGGGTGGTCGAGCATTGAGTAATAGGGCAAGACGATTTGAGGAGAAATACAGTGACGATACTCCAGGACCTGGTGCATATTCTCTGTCAAAGAAAGAAGATTGGGTTAAAAATCAACGAAATAACGAAAAAGGATTTGTAAGTATCACTTTTTGCtcgaatttcattcaaaatttctgAACATAACGATTAGATTTAGTTCTTAACCTAGAGCTTTGGACCTTTGGGTCCTCTTGGTTGCTGCCATCTCTCCTGTCGTGTCAGTGGTATCAGAAGTTTCTTTCTCATTTTCAGCTAATCACGAACCGCGTGAAATTTCAACGTCAGCCAGCGGCGCCCTCTATACCGTGTCCGGGACAGGCGTATGGATATGAAGAGAATGAGGATGGGACGCTGCGTAAGCAAGAAGCGCCGAATAGAGACGCGACAATGGGTCCCGCTTATTATAATGTGACTAATGTAAGTTATGATATTGTAACTTGCTTAGCCATTATCAATTGTATTGAATGCTAGAAGACCGATTATACTGCTATTCACACAGAAATGCCACAAAATGAATGTGTATACCCAGTCAGGACAATTTCTTCATATTTTGTCTGCAATTACTGagaaagaaaattatttctatttggTTTAAAAAtggtggtgggtttgtaagggacactaaatcaaaacaaacCAAAATCTATGAATCAATTGAGAGAAATGCATGGATGAAACAAATATTGTTAGAAAGTTTATTCATTCTACTAATTATCGTTAAGATTTTTCAACTTTTCCGATTCGTTTTCAGGATCCGACGCACGCTTCGAAGACGTACAAAGGAATTCACTTCTCGAAATATACGGGGCGAAAACTGGATCTCGCGAAAGTCGGCGGCCCGGGTCCGGGAGAGTACGAACCGTTCGTCGAGCCTCAAATTCTGACCGAAAATATAAACATGAAAGAAGAGGAACAGCGAAAATACGAAGCGAATATTCCACGATATCATGAGATTATCGAACAGGTCGAACACAAAAAGGTAAATCTGTTCTGTCAAAAGTTTTTAGCAAGTTCTTCGTAAGACATTTGAAATGGTGTGGATTTACTACAACGTTAATTTTGTATTGTGGAAATTTTTACAGAATGTACCTGGTCCTGGGAAGTATGACGTCGCCGGTCAATTCGAACCTAGACCCCCAAAAATGAACACGGAAGGAATCGAAGTGGAACATCCACCATTCGGCTCACAAGCGCGGGTTAGTATTATTTAGAATCTATCCAAAATATTAGGCTCTAGTAAAATAGAAATGAGGAGTGTTC includes:
- the LOC141904022 gene encoding sperm-tail PG-rich repeat-containing protein 2-like, with product MYDRAPRWLSQPLCSTTEIVGPGTYDSDLPNNVKSRADGYAPFLSMTSRDTFLNPTDAIIAAPGPGQYDPGSAQENVKGGRALSNRARRFEEKYSDDTPGPGAYSLSKKEDWVKNQRNNEKGFLITNRVKFQRQPAAPSIPCPGQAYGYEENEDGTLRKQEAPNRDATMGPAYYNVTNDPTHASKTYKGIHFSKYTGRKLDLAKVGGPGPGEYEPFVEPQILTENINMKEEEQRKYEANIPRYHEIIEQVEHKKNVPGPGKYDVAGQFEPRPPKMNTEGIEVEHPPFGSQARRFSNKKLVTPSPGSYNDPRSAFGVLKRVTGLKKSPFGQTAVRFHGEPHIKKTPGPGSYNAPGMGSDSMRRAYIESTRRGVFGTTSVRIQPLIKRGETDLPGPSHYKVKEKPFKSRYQQLSSTFASLTNRLQEPTGVIKDAPPPGSYEVGKSFDSTQKQLQPAKPRSDEGARKQGAFLSSASRFVPPHDIILEEADPMIPGPGAYEIKKDKSKGGLMVTKDKRFRNKKSDIPGPGSYEFSPLIQDTVLRGTFNATLNNPIVPVMDTVRSAPSTSKQQFLLGV